In Gimesia panareensis, the genomic window TCGATCCGCTCGCTGCTGGAATCGATCAGTACGGAGGTGGAAAACTGCCTGCGTTATTACAAAGTGACTTTCCGCGGGAAAAAGCTGGACCAGCTGGTCGTCACGGGCAATGAATCGAGCCCCTGGCTGATCGACTTTCTCTCGGAACGGTTGAATACGGACTGCAAGATGGGCAATCCCTTTGAGCGGTTGAAGAGCTGGCCGACTTCCACTTCGATTCTGGAGCGTCCCGGTAGATGGAGTACCGCGATGGGCCTGGCCATGAAAGAAAATTCTGAGGCATAACCCATTACGCGGCCAACAGGTACGATAAACAACACAGACTGAAAATAAAGGCTCACGAATCTGGTAAACAGATTCGCAAGCAACCCGATAAGGGCGAGACCATGATACCCGAAATTGATTTTTTACCAGCCAGTTATCGTGAAGTCCGACGACGACACCGGAATCGGATCTGGCGTCGCACGATTGTTGTGATCTTCCTCACGCTGGTGACATTGAGCACCGTGCGTCAGCGGGAAATACAACACGAACTGCAGACGAAAAAAGAGACACTGGAAAAACGGATTCAACAAATGCACGAACAACTGGAGGATCCGGTGCAGCTCACGAAACAGATTGAGCTCTCGGATGTGCGCGCCAACCTGCTGGCCGGGCTGATCCTGGATGAATCGCCGGCCCAACTGCTGAGCATTATCAGCTATGCACTGCCGGAATATGTTTCCTTGAATGAGTTCCAGTTCCAGTTTGAGAAAGTCGCCAGCCAGGAAAAAAAATCTCATCACAAGCAGAAAAAGGCACCGGAAGAGGTGGTTCCGGAAAAGGTCGACCTGGCAGATCTGAAGCGGCACCGGACGGGAGAACAGCTGGTCCTGCTCTTACAGGGAATCGCCCCCGATCATCTTTCGATTTCGGGATACATGTCGAACCTGGACCGAATCGGCGTGTTTAAAGAAATCGATCTGATTCAGTCCAACGAGACCATGTTTGAAGAGGAGCCGATGCGCCTCTTTCGACTTCGCATTGTCGTCAAAGCACCTGGAACCTTTACGCCGCCTCTCGATCACCGGCTGACTGCCGGACTGGATCAGGGTTTGACAGGAGGCCTGAATCATGAATGAAAAATTACGACGTGACAGCCTGATTACCATTATCAGCCTGGCGGTGGTGGTGGCTCTGTTTACCTTTGTGATCTATCTGCCTGGTTTGAAGAACAAACAGCAGCTCAATAAGCAGATCGCTGCCATCCAGGAGAAAATCAGTGCCATTCCATCTCAAGTCAAACAGCTGGAACAACTGCATCAGCAGCTGGATCAGCGAGAGGCGTTCATCAACCGATTGAAACAGCATATCCCGGCAGACAAAGATACGCATCAGGTCTTGCAGCGGGTGGCACTGCTGGCGAATACGTCAGCGCTCACCGTTTCGTCTTTAAACCCCGGGGAACCGGTGCCGCATGCGACCTATCTCAGGCAACCCTTCATGCTGAATGTGACGGGCTCCTACAAGGGGCTGATCCAGTTTTTGAACGGGCTGGATACAGATAAGCGGCTGTTCACCGTGTCTAATATCATGCTCACCAAACAAGATGGGGAAAATAAAGGGTATATAAAAGGGACTGTCGAGCTGTCAGTTTACGTATTACGCGACAGTCAGAGCGATTTTTCCGATTTTAAGGAAAATAGGGTGAGTCAGTCCTTTCTTTCAACCGATAAAAGATAAAGACGCGCTCCCTTTCAAGTTTTCCTAAAGGGGATCTTCGGTATCAGGCGTTCTCGCATATGAGCAGACTGTAAGACATATCCAACCCATATCCCGTGCCATCTTTTCCAGATGTGGTGAACCACTCGTGAAATCGTTCAGCCAACAACTAGTACATGATTTGAAAGTCAGCTGGCAGAAGACCCTGGTGTTGGGGCTGTTGCTGCTGGTGGGTCTGTACTTCTGGATTCCCCCCCTGTATCGAGCAATGCGCGGCAGTACCGCACCGCAGCTCACTCCTGCGAAAGTCAATCCTGCTCCGATCCCACAACGTCCCCCGGTGGAAACGGAAATGAGTTTCACCCAGACGGACTCTAAAGAAACCACACTGCACTCCTGGGAACAGTTTGACTCGCTGATGCATACGGATCCGCTGGTTCAATCTGTCCAGATGGGGGCCGTTCAGAAAAATCCTTTCGAGGTCAATCGGGATCAGTTCTCCCCCCCCATCCTGTTCGCCGAGGAGCCTGTCGATACAGAGCCGGTGGCAGAGAAAAAGGAACCGGAAATCAAGACTCTGCCGGATGAGATTGTCCTGACCACCACGATCATCGGTAAATACCGCAAAGCGGCCATGATCAATAAAAAACTGTATTACGAAGGTAAGACGCTCCAGTTCGACAACGTGTCTTATGTCCTGGAACGGGTCGCTGACCGGAGTGTGATTTTGCGACAGGGTGAGCAGACATTTGAATTAAAAATCCAAAACGATCCTTCGGCATTTATTAAATTTGAATAATCAGACGGTTCGCATCACAGGCTGATTCATAACTGATTCGAACGATCACGGATGATGGTCGAAACATGAAACGACAATTTTTTATACCGGCTTTCTGGGCAACCCTGACAGGTCTTTCGCTGCTGTTGATCGCAGCCATGACGGATGTCAAAACGCCCGAGTCCCTGTTTATCTCACCCCATCACCGGGCACAGTCTGCGCGCGTTCCCGCGCCGCTGAATCTGCAGGAGTCTGCTCAGGCGCCACAAGCCCAACCTGTTGCTGCAGAGCCGGTTACCGAACAACCTGTTGCACAGCAGCCCGATATTAAAACGGTGGCGCGCA contains:
- a CDS encoding PilN domain-containing protein, coding for MIPEIDFLPASYREVRRRHRNRIWRRTIVVIFLTLVTLSTVRQREIQHELQTKKETLEKRIQQMHEQLEDPVQLTKQIELSDVRANLLAGLILDESPAQLLSIISYALPEYVSLNEFQFQFEKVASQEKKSHHKQKKAPEEVVPEKVDLADLKRHRTGEQLVLLLQGIAPDHLSISGYMSNLDRIGVFKEIDLIQSNETMFEEEPMRLFRLRIVVKAPGTFTPPLDHRLTAGLDQGLTGGLNHE
- the pilO gene encoding type IV pilus inner membrane component PilO, giving the protein MNEKLRRDSLITIISLAVVVALFTFVIYLPGLKNKQQLNKQIAAIQEKISAIPSQVKQLEQLHQQLDQREAFINRLKQHIPADKDTHQVLQRVALLANTSALTVSSLNPGEPVPHATYLRQPFMLNVTGSYKGLIQFLNGLDTDKRLFTVSNIMLTKQDGENKGYIKGTVELSVYVLRDSQSDFSDFKENRVSQSFLSTDKR